AAGTGTTAACTCTGACTCTGGTGCGTTATGCTCGAGAAACTCGGAAATGCAGAGCGCTGCTGTCCTCGCTTTTGAGGAGTACGACTGTTGCGGCGTTGCGGCATCGCTCCTTAATGAGATAAGGAGGAAGCCATGGGGCccaaaaatgcaatttttcctCTAGGAGCAAcgaatttattttccttccctctccccgcAGGTATGAGTACCACTGGGCGGACGGCACCAACATAAAGAAGCCGATCAAGTGCTCGGCTCCGAAGTACATCGACTACTTGATGACGTGGGTGCAGGACCAGCTGGACGACGAAACGCTCTTCCCTTCAAAGATCGGTAAGCACGGCTGTGCGACGCAAGGGGCCTCGTGGCGGGATGTCTCACTTTGGTACTTTGGACCGAAGGACTCATCTGTGCGCGTCGGTGCGTTTCAGGCGTCCCTTTTCCCAAGAACTTCATGTCGGTGGCCAAGACGATCCTGAAGCGGCTGTTCCGTGTGTACGCCCACATCTACCACCAGCACTTCGATTCCGTCATgcggctgcaggaggaggcCCACCTCAACACCTCCTTCAAGCACTTTATCTTCTTCGTGCAGGTGAGTTGCGAAACGGTGGCCGGTCGCTTGCCTCTGGGGTTCCTTTTCCccatttgcttttaaagggAGTTGGATTTTAAGAGCCTCCTCGCTTTTGAACATCTACAGCTGTGGTGCGTGCTGGAGGATACGCTCCCACCCTACGTACCATGTGAACCGTGCACCTGCGGCGCtggggtttgggtggttttttttttttttttgcaggaagtGTGGCCCAGTTGGCTGTAAATGCTGGAACTTCCCTCTCAGGTTTTAGCTGTCGCTCTGCAGCAAAAGAAACCAGGCTCAGAGGAGAACTTGGGGGTTTTGTACCTGAAGAATCAACTCAGAAATAGCAGTGgtgctgggttgtttttttttttttcttttttccttgccagtgTTTTAACAGCCTGTTCTGCGACCGCACGTGCGACTCATCATGCAGAGCAGCACTGTGGCAGAAAAAGTTTTGTTGTCTTGAAATGTTAGAATTTCTCTGCAGCGAAATGGGAGaggtggcagctgctgcagcaatgcCTGTTTGGTGTTTCTCTCAGAGCCAGTATGTGTTGACGTGGCGAGCTCCCAGCACGTGCACGGTGGCCAGATGTGTTTTACAGCAGCTTTTTGAGATGTGCCTTTAGTTTTTGTGTTTgatggttgttttttttttatccctgcCAGGAATTCAACTTGATCGACAGGCGGGAGTTGGCTCCTCTGCAGGAACTGATTGAGAAGCTGGGCTCCAAGGACAGATAAACTTTCCCCAAGAGGACCCTTTTGGCCGTTCGTTCCTTTCTGCTTTGTACGCCAGCCACTTCTACGCTTCGCCTTCAGCGACGCAAGCCCGAGATGCCAGGCAGCGCTCCGAGCGGCATCAGTCTCAGAGGCCAAGCACTGCTTCTACCGTGCAGCAGCCTGTGTTGTTTCAAAGTTGTTGGCTGCGCTGTGGTGATTTGCCCGTGTACCCTGCTTGGTTTTCTAGGCTGCGTGCTCAACTCAAGAACTGCAGTCTGGTTGAGGATGGGACTCAGACTCGGAGCAGTTTTGTTTCCCACAGGCATGGGGTGAAGTTCAAGTGCTGCGCTGCTGCTTTCTACTCCCAGAGCCCAAGTTTTCCTCTGGCCTCATGGACACTGCACATGGCCAACCCaaccagcagaagcagctcactttttttatttttggatgaGGTGCACTTAAGAGCCAAGCTTGCCTTTGGCAGCAGCATtgtggagggaggaaaagaagcgGCTGGCCCCTGCCTGGAAGAGTAGCTCTGGTGGTCAGGCTGAGGGAGGGACCCTACTGTGTGGCAAGGCAATAATAAAGTTTCTCCTTCCTGTTCTTCtttcagaggaagaggaggtggctcttctttcccccacccccctttagtcccccagccctgcacaggtGCTTAATTGGAAACACAGCACTTGGGGAAATTTTATTGTCAGGAGGCAGCAAGCACTGTGAGAGGTGCCTGCAGGCACCTTTATTGACTGCTCAGCACCACAACCATCAGGGCTTGGGGGTGGAGGTGAAGATGCGCAGTCCATGCATGCTCTTGATCTCCTCACTCAGTGCCTGCAACAGACAGCACCAAGTGTGGGAGTGAGTGCTTGTGCACAGGACAAGGGGTGTGTGCTCACACCACGTGCTGCACACTCCTTTGAGCACACAGCTCAGCTGTCAAGTGCAGCACCAGACTGCACACTGATAAATGTGTAGAGCTGTCACACAAGCACTATCACAGTACACTGAGTTGGCTCTAAGACACATGCTCtgtgtgcacacgcacacagcAAGTCCCATTAGCACTGCGTACCTGCTTAATACTCACCTTAGCTCAGTACTCAACAGACTGAGCCCCACCTCAAGTGCTGTGCAAGTGCTATGCACAGAGCTGGGCCAGCTGTCAGAAAACAAGGGCTGCCCTGGGgtttcccctcctcccacctGGACAGACATTCGCACAGCGCTTGGCGTGCAAGCACACACCCCCAGTGCCCAAGTGCTGTGTGCACAGATAAGTGCTGCCTGCgtgcagctctgctctttgtTGTCACAAAGGGAGGGCGCGCTCCTCTGTGAACCACTCGCACAGCTCAAGGTCAGCACGCTGACTGCACAGTCAGTGCCCAACAGTGGAaagctacacacacacacatcaacAGCCACAGCATTCCCTaagtgggggaaaaagggagggcTACACTTATTTGGGGGGGACAGAAAGAAGGGGTTCACTGTTTGTAAttgggggggaaggggctgcactCAGGACACTCACTGGGCAGAGCACCCTGCACACGTGCTACACATGCAGCCACCCAACACCTTAGAGTGAGGCTGTATTTTtagggagaaagaaggaagagcaagctatgctttctttttatttgggaaacaaaaaaggaagcaagcaCTACACTTTTTtatggggagggagggaagaaaggaaaaaaaaaaaaaaaaaaagagctatgctgtgtttttcttccttctcaatAAAGagctacactttttttttttttttttttttaattgggaagGACAGGCTACACTTGTTTTcttaggaaggaaggaaaaaagagctaTGCTGTGTTTTAGTTCCTTCCCAATAAAGAGCtacactggggggggggtgggggggggggtgggggtgtaaAGTCAGGAAGGAAGCTATGCTGGTGTTTTTATTGGGGAGGAAGAacaagctgtgcttttttttttttaattgggaaggaagctacacttttttttttaatcaggaaggaaggaagagctacacttttattttaatttagaaggAAGGGCAGGCTACACTTGTTATACTGGGGAGGCAGGAAGAGCCAGCTATGCTATATTTTTATTGGGAAGGACAGAACAACTGCACTTTTTAATCAGAAAGGCAGAGCTACACTTTCcttgggagggaagggcaggctATACTTGTTTtactggggaggaggaaggaagagcaaGCTATGCTCTTTAATTGGGAAGAAAAGAGCtacactgtatttttatggGGAAGGGCGGGCTACActtttggggaaggaagaaaggaacaaGAGCTATGCCTTTGTTTTTattgggaaggaaggaagagctaGCTATGCCGGGTTTTTTAattgggaaggaagaaagagctaCACTGCTTTTATTGGGANNNNNNNNNNNNNNNNNNNNNNNNNNNNNNNNNNNNNNNNNNNNNNNNNNNNNNNNNNNNNNNNNNNNNNNNNNNNNNNNNNNNNNNNNNNNNNNNNNNNNNNNNNNNNNNNNNNNNNNNNNNNNNNNNNNNNNNNNNNNNNNNNNNNNNNNNNNNNNNNNNNNNNNNNNNNNNNNNNNNNNNNNNNNNNNNNNNNNNNNTAATCCTATTGCCTTgagacatgggaaaaaaaatctaccgGTCCTCGATCCGCCCCGGAAAAAAACTTCATTTCAAGTAACCACAGTCCCGAGCCGACCAAGAAATCTTCAAGTGTGAATTTTTCGGAGCCGCCAGGACACCCCCGCGgtgccccccccctccgcctGCCGCCGTCCCACCTCCCCTCCTCAATTatcccaaaaaaaaaaccccccaacaaaaatgccaaaaacaaaccccccgCCTCCGACCGAATTCCCAAATCCGAGAAGAAACGGcgctttatttttaaatgttgaattattactttttttttttttttttttgcgccgCGGTGCAAAAAcccacaggcaaaaaaaaaaaaaaaaaagaaaaaaactgctcCTGGAATAAAACTGAGGCTGAAATTACGGCGGTTTGTAATCCCTGAAGGATGTggaaaaatgaggagaaaaaaaaaaaaaaaaacccgggcggaaagggatggggagggggaggaaaagaaataaaggaagaaacacCGCTGCGAAAGGATCCCTGATTTCGGAAAGATTCGCCCCGGTTTCGCTCGCCTTCGCTGCCGCGGCGCCGcagggggcgtgggggggtTGAGGTATTTGCCTTGGTTTGGGGGGCGCGGGGGAACTGCTGCCCCGGCGCTGACGGGAAGCCGAAGGGGAAGAAAGTAGCACcaataaaaccccaaaaaaatggaaaaaaaggggaaaagaaagagacgGGCAGAAGCGGGATGCCCGGCTGAGCCCTCGCCGCGGGGAGACACCGGTGATTTGGGGAGGGGAACGAGCccgagggagctggggggaagcgCGGTGCCGAGTGCGGTGCTGAGTGCCGGTGGGCACCGGCACCGTGGCGAAGCACCGTGCCCGAGCGCCGCGTCCGTGCACGGTGGGCGAGCACCGTGCCCGTGCACCGTGCCCACGCACCACGGCCAAGCACCGTGTCCGTGCACGGTGGGCGAGCACCGTGCCCGTGCACCGTGCCCACGCACCACGGCCAAGCACCGTGTCCGTGCACGGTGGGCGAGCTCCGTGCCCGTGCACCGTGCCCACGCACCACGGCCAAGCACCGTGTCCGTGCACGGTGGGCGAGCACCGTGCCCAAGTGCCGTATCTGTGGAGCATGCCCAAGCACCGTGTCCAAGC
This Pelecanus crispus isolate bPelCri1 chromosome 21, bPelCri1.pri, whole genome shotgun sequence DNA region includes the following protein-coding sequences:
- the MOB1A gene encoding MOB kinase activator 1A; translation: MSFLFGSRSSKTFKPKKNIPEGSHQYELLKHAEATLGSGNLRQAVMLPEGEDLNEWIAVNTVDFFNQINMLYGTITEFCTEASCPVMSAGPRYEYHWADGTNIKKPIKCSAPKYIDYLMTWVQDQLDDETLFPSKIGVPFPKNFMSVAKTILKRLFRVYAHIYHQHFDSVMRLQEEAHLNTSFKHFIFFVQEFNLIDRRELAPLQELIEKLGSKDR